A stretch of DNA from Actinomycetota bacterium:
GGTTCATCTCCCAGAAGTGTGGGTAGCCGGCCTGAAAGCTCCCCGTATCTTCAGGAAGAAGTACTCCTCATCTCTATACCCATAGGCCACCCTCTTTATGACCTTGATTTTGTTGTTGATTCCCTCG
This window harbors:
- a CDS encoding transposase, encoding EGINNKIKVIKRVAYGYRDEEYFFLKIRGAFRPATHTSGR